In Cotesia glomerata isolate CgM1 linkage group LG3, MPM_Cglom_v2.3, whole genome shotgun sequence, one genomic interval encodes:
- the LOC123261257 gene encoding uncharacterized protein LOC123261257: protein MTSLKVSCIECKKIFEAKSISHHLRVAHNQYVPVYSCSDSMCCRIYNSFNSLRNHHKRCHNNTDTRSVQLNSNDDNSNYEVSSHCMNTAFDPPSQPTYYSYNNIIEKLIIPEVKIKKSFFSNNALITATELYGDLSLNRSQSENIIKIIHDNILNSQEFNSLKSSVSNIVPSSSLHDILMKFNGIQSCFSEIKTEHLFTKQLRKLNYFIDPKPVVYGYRDELRSGVLEQIKCEGFIIPLEKYLKNYFEMKNVFSSILNYMTKIEIKNNIENIIQTNFWKSKITNHSVLTLPVFIYEDAFETGNPLGSHAGIQSMSAMYLSVPCLPPEFRSQLSNIFLVQIAYSSDVKKFGSKVVYNNIIEQLNSLSSKGIDLEISGIKLKIYLQLSLIIGDNLGLNTMLGFTSSFNSDYFCRFCKITKKKSSQECDVQNCLLRNKINYEADVKKNNVSETGIKEECSWNDVNGFHVTENYCVDIMHDIFEGVCNYDMGHILHELINIQKLFSLDDLNFKITYFPYPDNINKPPVITANQLTNKYIKMSAAEMKNFILYAALIIADLLPNKNLDHWKLYLLLRSIVCIVLKSEICDNDTINLDKLIKKHHILYVKLFGPTLKPKHHFMLHYPAIMKVVGPLVHIWAMRFEAKHQPMKQSAVSSMNTTNLPKTIAIKQQFCSAKVFLKNNCCTNSISYENLDENFVSQPFNIVGMNYNNYDEIKSVVIRHITYSVSTIVQLNNDDLPSYGFIHNIFREKVHETEEHNFAFICKIIEAIGKVENLQSFEVQNTDKYEFFQFENLFSHTPCIMVKLLNNKLNIPCD from the coding sequence ATGACTTCACTAAAAGTCTCTTGCATtgaatgcaaaaaaatttttgaggctAAATCTATCTCACATCATTTACGAGTTGCTCATAATCAATATGTTCCAGTCTACAGCTGTAGCGATTCTATGTGTTGTAGAATATATAACTCTTTTAATTCATTACGTAACCACCATAAACGTTGTCACAATAACACAGACACAAGATCAGTCCAATTAAATAGTAATGACGATAATTCAAATTATGAAGTCTCTAGTCATTGCATGAACACAGCATTTGATCCGCCGTCACAACCAACTTACTATTCTtacaataatattatagaaaaattaataattccagaagtcaaaataaaaaaatcatttttttctaataacgCACTCATTACTGCTACTGAATTATACGGTGACTTAAGTTTAAATCGTAGTCAATCTgaaaacataataaaaataattcatgacAACATATTAAATAGTCAAGAATTTAACTCTTTAAAATCATCCGTGTCTAATATAGTTCCTTCGTCTTCTTTACATGATATTCTGATGAAGTTTAATGGTATTCAATCCTGTTTCTCTGAAATTAAGACAGAGCACTTATTTACCAAGCAGTTACgtaaattaaactattttattgACCCAAAACCCGTAGTTTATGGATATCGTGATGAATTACGCAGTGGAGTCCTCGAACAAATTAAGTGCGAGGGATTTATTATACCTTtagaaaaatatctaaaaaattattttgaaatgaagAATGTATTTTCAAGCATCTTGAATTATAtgacaaaaattgaaataaaaaataacatagaaaatattattcaaactAACTTTTGGAAATCTAAGATAACTAATCATTCAGTTTTAACTTTACctgtatttatatatgaagACGCATTTGAAACGGGAAACCCATTAGGTTCACATGCAGGTATTCAGAGCATGTCTGCTATGTATCTCTCTGTTCCTTGTTTACCCCCCGAATTTCGTTCACAATTGTCTAATATATTTCTTGTTCAAATCGCTTATAGTagtgatgtaaaaaaatttgggtcAAAAgttgtatataataatattattgagcAGCTAAATAGTTTATCATCAAAAGGTATAGATCTAGAAATATcaggaataaaattaaaaatctatttgcAACTTAGTTTAATTATCGGAGATAATTTGGGGTTAAATACCATGTTAGGTTTTACAAGCAGCTTTAATTCTGACTATTTTTGtagattttgtaaaattactaaaaaaaaatccagtcAAGAATGCGAtgtacaaaattgtttattacgCAATAAGATTAACTATGAAGctgatgtaaaaaaaaataatgtgtcAGAAACGGGAATAAAAGAAGAATGTTCATGGAACGATGTAAATGGTTTTCATGTAACAGAAAATTATTGCGTAGATATTATGCACGACATATTCGAGGGGGTCTGCAATTACGATATGGGACATATATTACATGAGCTGATTAATATTCAGAAATTGTTTAGCTTAGacgatttaaatttcaaaataacttattttccTTACCCTGATAATATCAATAAACCACCAGTTATTACAGCTAAccaattaactaataaatatatcaaaatgtccGCTGccgaaatgaaaaattttatattatatgcaGCTCTAATAATAGCTGATTTACTACCTAATAAAAATCTCGATCACTGGAAATTATATCTGTTGCTGCGTTCAATAGTTTGTATCGTGCTAAAATCGGAAATTTGTGATAACGATACGATCAATCTCgataaacttattaaaaaacatcACATCTTATATGTGAAACTATTTGGACCTACATTAAAACCGAAGCATCATTTCATGCTTCATTATCCTGCAATAATGAAAGTAGTAGGACCACTAGTTCACATATGGGCTATGCGCTTTGAAGCAAAACACCAGCCGATGAAACAAAGTGCTGTCTCATCTATGAATACGACAAATTTACCGAAAACAATAGCTATTAAACAACAGTTCTGTTCTgctaaagtatttttaaaaaataattgttgtaCTAATTCGATTTCTTATGAgaatttagatgaaaattttGTATCACAACCTTTCAATATAGTTGGAATGAACTATAACAATTATGATGAAATTAAAAGTGTTGTAATTAGACATATAACGTATAGTGTTAGTACGATTGTCCAATTGAATAATGATGATTTACCATCGTATGGCTTTATACATAATATTTTTCGCGAGAAGGTTCATGAAACTGAGGAACATAACTTTGCTTTCATTTGTAAGATTATTGAAGCAATtggaaaagttgaaaatttacaaagcTTTGAAGTCCAAAATACTGACAAAtacgaattttttcaatttgaaaatttattttctcataCACCATGCATTAtggttaaattattaaacaataaattaaatattcctTGCGACTAA
- the LOC123261258 gene encoding uncharacterized protein LOC123261258 has translation MENIGEISDSDPSSPAQKLADGTSDVNEKDLADKDFIRTTLITWNLQEYFDVFMNEKVTKDVLLQMPDDDVQKFIPVYGDRYRFLIQRKQLLDSSKLQEPEGQVDLKGNQLKKLLNSSVRGKCILAEKDLSQYSDELSTIIADHIINTNGRLRGMKSQYLFWRDEITALWPSELLTDWFQPGVKRKASSGKLYNRVNNFASKFNSVYKKLKTDKESQRNNAVQNTAAQYILQLANTSLDDTEKIINLWTKTHEHRKENITTVTDYFERYIQLKTPLVKTLLELDFDLMKVADGNALINRWPKLSQQIIQVANNKGIDIKSFTTAEDVPSDVLAWKLLPMLFRPIAVAVGVKKAWTPSKQEQSDGFITWVSTFDQLDSVVKPQNNICTKYKITRQPFIVAVGSPKTITAYVIIESSNIKCGSVTNAVDFCFKASFALGTKYQTASTQIWTFLEQEVYSQQMTNDSQQNYLSISKLRKALKKVGSNESKTTETEIPPQSPPTTTPAVSLDNEIEK, from the exons ATGGAAAATATCGGCGAGATTTCGGATTCAGATCCATCCTCGCCTGCGCAGAAATTGGCTGATGGTACTTCAGATGTTAATGAAAAAGATTTAGCTGACAAAGACTTTATTCGAACAACATTGATTACATGGAATTTGCAAGAGTATTTTGATGTGTTCATGA ATGAAAAAGTCACTAAAGATGTTTTATTGCAAATGCCTGATGACGATGTGCAGAAATTCATCCCAGTCTATGGAGATCGTTACAGATTTTTGATTCAGAGGAAACAACTCTTAGATTCATCG AAATTGCAAGAACCTGAAGGTCAAGTTGATCTAAAAGGCAATcaactcaaaaaattattgaactcGTCAGTGCGTGGCAAATGTATTCTAGCCGAGAAGGACTTATCCCAATATTCTGATGAATTATCAACTATtattgctgatcacataataAATACGAATGGACGTTTAAG AGGCATGAAAAGTCAGTACCTTTTTTGGCGCGACGAAATAACAGCTTTGTGGCCTTCTGAATTACTTACAGACTGGTTTCAACCTGGAGTTAAACGTAAAGCTTCTTCtggcaaattatacaatagaGTTAATAACTTTGCAAGTAAATTCAACTCAGTTTATAAGAAATTGAAAACTGATAAAGAATCTCAACGTAATAATGCAGTGCAAAATACAGCTGCTCAATACATATTACAACTAGCGAACACGTCTCTTGATGATACAGAgaagattataaatttatggaCTAAAACCCATGAACACCGCAAGGAAAACATAACAACTGTCACCGATTATTTTGAGCGGTACATACAGCTCAAAACACCATTAGTCAAAACCTTGTTGGAGTTAGATTTTGATTTAATGAAAGTAGCCGATGGTAATGCTCTAATAAATAGGTGGCCTAAGTTAAGCCAACAGATTATTCAAGTTGCGAATAACAAAGGTATTGATATTAAATCATTCACTACTGCTGAAGATGTACCAAGTGATGTTCTTGCATGGAAATTATTACCTATGTTATTCCGACCAATAGCAGTCGCAGTAGGAGTGAAAAAGGCATGGACTCCTTCGAAACAAGAACAATCCGACGGGTTCATAACTTGGGTTTCA ACATTCGACCAACTAGATTCAGTTGTAAAACCACAGAACAACATTTGTacgaaatataaaattactcgTCAACCGTTTATAGTAGCCGTAGGATCTCCAAAAACAATAACGGCTTACGTTATAATTGAGAGTTCTAACATCAAGTGTGGCAGCGTTACTAATGCCGTAGATTTCTGCTTCAAAGCGTCATTTGCGCTTGGTACCAAGTATCAAACTGCAAGCACACAAATTTGGACTTTTCTGGAGCAAGAAGTATACTCACAACAGATGACCAATGATTCACAACAAAATTACCTAAGTATAAGTAAATTGCGTAAAGCTTTAAAAAAGGTAGGATCAAATGAATCTAAAACTACTGAGACTGAAATTCCACCGCAATCTCCTCCGACTACCACTCCTGCCGTTTCTCTTGATAATGAGATTGAAAAGTAA